The following is a genomic window from Lujinxingia vulgaris.
TCCCGATCTGCCCTTCTTTCCGCTGATGTGCGACTACGTCGAGAATATGTGGGCGGCGGGCACCATCCCCGGCGGCTACTTCAAGCGCGAAGGCAAGCCCAGCGACAAGGCCGTGCTCAGCAGCCGCCTGATCGACCGCCCCTGTCGTCCGCTCTTCCCCGACGGCTACATGAACAACACCCAGCTTATCGCGTGGGTGATCAGCGCCGACCGTATCCACGACACCGACATCCTGGGCATCACCGGCGCCTCGACCGCGCTGATGATCAGCGACATCCCCTGGAACGGCCCGGTGGCCGGCGTGCGCGTGGGCCTGGTCGATGGCAAGTTCATCGCCCACCCGAGCTTCGAAGAGCGCGAGCGCTCCTCGCTGGATCTGGTCATGGCGATCAGCCCCACCGCCGTGGTGATGGTCGAAGGTCTGGCCGATGAAGTTCCCGAAGACGTGATGGTGGAAGCGCTTGAGTTCGGCCGTGAGTCCGTCCAGGACGTGCTCGACCTGCAGCTGAAGCTGGCGCGCTCGATCGGCAAAGAGAAGATGGTCGTCAACGTCACCAAGCGCGACGACGCCATCGACAAGGCCGTCAAGAAGGCTGCCGGTACCAAGCTCAAGAAAGCTCTGGCGGTGGCCGACAAGCTCGAGCGTTATAAGGCGCTCGATGCTCTTAAAGACGAGATCGTCGCCAAGCTCGAGAAGGACTACCCGGAGAACCTGGGCGATGTGAAGGACGCCTTCGGTGATCTTAAGAAAGACGTCGTGCGTAAGGCGACCGTCAAAGACAAGATCCGCATCGACGGCCGTGGTCCCAAAGATATCCGCCAGATCACCTGCGAAGTTGGCGTGCTGCCCATGGCTCACGGCTCGGCGCTCTTCACCCGCGGTGAGACGCAGGCGCTTGTGACCACCACGCTGGGCACCGAGCGCGACGCGCAGCGCATCGATACGCTCGAAGGCGACATGACCCGCAACTTCATGTTGCACTACAACTTCCCGCCCTTCTGCGTGGGTGAGGCCAAGCCGCTGCGCGGCACCTCGCGCCGCGAGACCGGTCACGGGACGCTGGCCGAGCGCTCCATCTCGTCCTCGCTGCCCGATCAGGCCTCGGAGTTTCCCTACACCATCCGCATCGTCAGCGATGTGCTTGAGTCCAACGGGTCGAGCTCCATGGCCAGCGTCTGCGGCGGCAGCCTCGCGCTGATGGACGCCGGTGTGCCGGTCAAGCACGCCACCGCCGGCATCGCCATGGGTCTTATCAAAGAGGGCGACGACCTGGTCATCCTCAGCGACATCCTCGGCGATGAAGACCACCTGGGTGATATGGACTTCAAGGTCTGTGGCACCGAGAAGGGCATCACCGGCTTCCAGCTCGATACCAAGATCGAGGGGCTGAGCAGCCAGACGATGGTCGACGCGCTGATGCAGGCCCGTGAAGGTCGCCTGCACATCCTCAACATCATGAATGAGGCGCTGAGCACTCCGCGCAAAGATCTGGCGGCGACCGCCCCGCGCATCCTCACCATCCAGATCCCGGTCTCCGAGATCGGCACGATCATTGGCCCGGGCGGCAAGACCATCCGCGCCATCCAGGAGACCACCGGCACCACCGTCAACGTCAGCGACGACGGGACCGTGCGCATCGCCTCGACCGGTCAGGCCGCGGCCCAGCAGGCTATCGAGATCATCGAAGGTCTCACCGAGAAGCCCGAGGTCGGCAAGATCTACCTGGGTACGGTTAAGACGGTCGTGGACTTCGGCGCGTTCATCGAAGTGCTCCCGGGCGTCGATGGCCTCTGCCACATCTCGGAGCTGACCGAGGGTCGCGTCAACAAGGTCGAAGACGTGCTGCGCGAAGGCGATGAGTGCCTGGTCAAGGTCATCGCCGTCGACAACCGCAGCGGCAAGATCAAGCTCAGCCGCAAAGAAGCGCTGGCTGAGCGCGGCGAAGACGCCGGCGAGTGATGCGTGACGCGAAGGAGGCTCGACGCTCCTCGCTGATCGGCATCATTGCGTGATTAAAAAAAGCCCGCACCGACCTCCCCGTCGGTGCGGGCTTTTTTACGTTGAGCGACGTTCACGATGGCGTCCTGATGCGCCGAGGGTGACTATCGTGGTGGAGGCCGTCGTGTTGAGCGCAGCACAGGTCGGCGACCGGGTGAACTTTAGAACTCTTCGATGAATCGACGGTGCAATCCCCCCGTCAGACCCGGGACGCCTCGGTGGTGCGGGTTGTTGAGGCCCGGGCCATTTGATAGTTTGAGCGCGTCGACGTCGGCGCGCCATCAGGCCGCGGCGTCTCTTCAATCTCCGGTGGAGGATTGCGATGCGAAAACTCAGTTTCCTGGCCATGCTCACCTTTGTGTTGCTCGCGTTCTCGTCTCAGGCCACGGCCGAGGAGGGGATCGCCGGGATGCTCGGGGCGATCGAGTGGGGCGACAGCCGCGATGAGGTCGTTGAGAAGTTGCGCGAGCAGATGATCCAGGAGGTGCGCGACGATGAGAGCCTGCGAGGCGACCGGGTGGCCATGCAGCGTGCGCGCCAGCGGGCGCTCGACCGCGCTCGTGCCGTCGAAGACAGCCACACCCCGCTTCGAGGTGCGCGTACCGGCTACGAGGTCAGCATCATCTCCGGGGAGTTCAATAAAGATAATAACGAGGAGCTTCTGCGCGTTCGCGACGAGGTTGCCCAGCGCTACTACCTCTTCGTGGACGGCAAGCTCTACCGGGTGGTCGTGGCCTACAACAGCGACTATGTCGAGAACGTGGGCTTTGAGACCTTCCTGGCGCAGGCCAGTCGCCGCTACGGTCGCGCCGTCTCCTCGGATTACGGGGAGGTGTTTGGTGAGGAGGTGCTGGTACGTGCAACCTGGGAAGACCGGGATTCGGAGCTGCGCGTGGAAGATAAGCGCGAGTTTTTTGGGACCTTCGCCATGATCTTCAGCGACCGCAGCATGCTCTCGGAGCTGCGTGCCGCCAACCGCCTGGCGACAGGTGAGCAGGCTCAACAGGCCGAAGTCTCCGAACGGGTGCGTGCGCTGCAGCGCTCGGAGGCCGTCGATCGCCACGCCGGCGCGGTCGACTCGCTGCTCGGCGGCGATACCACCGTCGATCTTTCGGCGGGCCGGCCTGATTACAGCGAAGAAGACGCTGCAGCGGCCGAGGCTCAGGCCCGTGCCGAGGCCGAAGCCCGGGCCGAACGTGAGCGCGAGGAAGAGAAGAAGAAAAAGAAGAAGAAAAAGCGTCGTCAAGAGCGTACCGACTTCAGCGACCTGGAAGCCGGCGGTGGCGACGACCTGATCATTTACTAAAGCCTCGACGCTCGCCACACTGGCGAGCCATCGATGCGATCCTCGCGGGCCGGGGCTGCAAACGCGGCGCTCGGCCCGTGGTGTATCAACCTCTGGAGTTATGTGATGACCTTTTCGAAGTCCCCGAGATTGCAGCGTTCCACCTCGAACTACCGCGCCGGAGCGCTGGTTGCGGCCGGCCTGGCCCTGGGAAGCCTGATGGCGTGTGGGGGAGATGAAGATCCCTTTGCTGAGTTGGAGCCGGCCGCGCCGCTTTCCCTGGATAAGTCGCAGATCGGCGTGGGCATCCACCACGGCGATGCGCTGGCACTGGCCGCGAACCGCTCGGAGTCGGTGGAGGTGGTCAACGCCACGGCGGCGCACGGCCTGTTGCGGGTGAAGTCCTACGATGAGATCGCCACGGTTGTTGGCGAGTACCACGCGCACCCCTTATCGCGTTTTGAACCGCGCGACGCCAACGCGTTCCCCACCAGCGGTACGCCTGCCGGGCGTCTGGCGGCTCGCGCCGATGATCTTGTCGCGGAAGTAGACCTGGCCGGTCAGGAGGCCGAGGTGGAGCTCGTTTCCGAACTGAGCATTGTGGTGGACTTCTGGCGCGAGCGCGGCGACTGGCTGGTGCGCTGGGATGGTCTGCTCAACCAGGGCACCAACATCGAAGGGGAGGGCACCTACGGGTTCACGCGCCAGGAGATGGTCGACGATCTCATCGCCGATCTTACGGAGGTCGCCGAGACCCATCAGCCCACCTGGATCATTGTGGGCGACGCGATGGATGGTCTTCTGGCCGGGCCCGACGGGGAGCCCATCTCGGAGGCCGAGTTCGAGGCGTTTGAAGACTTCTTCGGACAGGCGGTCGACGCCATCAAAGAGGCTTCGCCAGAGACGAAGGTGGCAGCCGGTTTCCACTGGGAGAACATCACGGGTGTGATCGCGGCGCGCTACGCCGATGGCGAGGTTGACGAGGCGGCGATCGACCAGGCCTTTGCCGAGGTCGTGCTTCCCTTCGTCAATGCCGGTGATGCCGTGGCGCTGCGCAGCTACGCGGTGCCCCAGGATATGGTGGAGTCGCACTACCAGTATCTGCGCCGCATTGAAGTGCGCCACGGGGTGACCAAGCCGGTGGTGATTTACTCGGCGTCGAGCCCCATCAGCTCGCAGACGGCGTATGCGCAGCAGGCCAACTACTTCACGCGTCTGCTCGAATACATGGGCGGGGTGAACGTGGAGCTTCTGGCCTGGGAGCGACTCACCAACATCGACGGCGTCGACACCACCGACCAGACGATCATGGGACGTTGCCGCACGCTCA
Proteins encoded in this region:
- the pnp gene encoding polyribonucleotide nucleotidyltransferase gives rise to the protein MAIIREGAKFGDRELIIETGRMARQANGSVVVQYGDSMVLCTATAGGERPDLPFFPLMCDYVENMWAAGTIPGGYFKREGKPSDKAVLSSRLIDRPCRPLFPDGYMNNTQLIAWVISADRIHDTDILGITGASTALMISDIPWNGPVAGVRVGLVDGKFIAHPSFEERERSSLDLVMAISPTAVVMVEGLADEVPEDVMVEALEFGRESVQDVLDLQLKLARSIGKEKMVVNVTKRDDAIDKAVKKAAGTKLKKALAVADKLERYKALDALKDEIVAKLEKDYPENLGDVKDAFGDLKKDVVRKATVKDKIRIDGRGPKDIRQITCEVGVLPMAHGSALFTRGETQALVTTTLGTERDAQRIDTLEGDMTRNFMLHYNFPPFCVGEAKPLRGTSRRETGHGTLAERSISSSLPDQASEFPYTIRIVSDVLESNGSSSMASVCGGSLALMDAGVPVKHATAGIAMGLIKEGDDLVILSDILGDEDHLGDMDFKVCGTEKGITGFQLDTKIEGLSSQTMVDALMQAREGRLHILNIMNEALSTPRKDLAATAPRILTIQIPVSEIGTIIGPGGKTIRAIQETTGTTVNVSDDGTVRIASTGQAAAQQAIEIIEGLTEKPEVGKIYLGTVKTVVDFGAFIEVLPGVDGLCHISELTEGRVNKVEDVLREGDECLVKVIAVDNRSGKIKLSRKEALAERGEDAGE